One window of the Gammaproteobacteria bacterium genome contains the following:
- a CDS encoding ABC transporter permease, with protein sequence MFRYYAWLAARGLKRNPGLTALMVLAIGIGIGASVTTLTVLQVLSGDPLPGKSDTLFYPQIDPQDSLGYQPGEEPPDVISYLDAKNLLNAGRADRQAVMTGGGAAVIPDKAGIDPYLLDLRYTSADFFAMFEVPFLHGSGWTAADDEARARVVVISRRLNDKLFDGGNSVDRTLRLNNQDFRIVGVIDEWRPNPHFYDLNTGNYSDSEEAFVPLETAIQLEMGRNGTMNCFGDERLSPVQALTSGSCMWLQYWVELDSAEKQKDYLNFLTSYSEEQRRLGRFERPVNVRLRSLMQWLDYQKVVPEDVRLQSWIALGFLVVCIVNTVGLMLAKFLRRSNEVAVRRALGAPRASIFSQFLLEAGAVGAAGALLGLALSLAGLAAVRMQPVDYAELAHLNGLMFCAAVLMAVVASLIAGLLPAWQACRVPPALQLKSE encoded by the coding sequence ATGTTCCGCTACTACGCCTGGCTCGCCGCGCGCGGCCTGAAACGCAACCCCGGACTCACGGCGCTGATGGTGCTGGCGATCGGCATCGGCATCGGCGCCAGCGTGACCACGCTGACGGTGCTGCAGGTGCTGTCCGGCGATCCCTTGCCCGGCAAGAGCGACACGCTGTTCTATCCGCAGATCGATCCGCAGGATTCGCTGGGCTATCAGCCGGGCGAGGAACCGCCCGATGTCATCAGCTATCTGGACGCCAAGAACCTGCTGAACGCGGGCCGCGCCGACCGTCAGGCGGTGATGACCGGTGGCGGCGCAGCGGTCATTCCGGACAAGGCGGGGATCGATCCGTACCTGCTGGATCTGCGCTACACCTCGGCCGATTTTTTTGCGATGTTCGAGGTTCCGTTCTTGCACGGTAGCGGCTGGACCGCCGCGGACGATGAGGCGCGTGCGCGCGTAGTGGTGATCTCGCGCCGCCTCAACGACAAGCTGTTCGACGGCGGCAACAGCGTGGACCGCACGCTGCGCCTCAACAATCAGGACTTCCGCATCGTCGGCGTGATCGACGAATGGCGCCCGAACCCGCATTTCTACGACCTCAATACCGGCAACTATTCCGATTCCGAAGAGGCCTTCGTCCCGCTGGAAACGGCCATCCAACTGGAAATGGGGCGCAACGGCACGATGAACTGCTTCGGGGACGAGCGGCTCTCGCCGGTGCAGGCGCTGACCTCCGGAAGCTGCATGTGGCTGCAGTACTGGGTGGAGCTCGACTCGGCCGAAAAGCAGAAGGATTACCTGAATTTCCTGACGAGCTACAGCGAGGAGCAGCGGCGGCTCGGGCGCTTCGAGCGGCCCGTCAACGTGCGGCTGCGTAGCCTGATGCAATGGCTGGACTATCAGAAGGTCGTGCCCGAGGACGTGCGCCTGCAATCCTGGATCGCGCTCGGTTTCCTGGTGGTGTGCATCGTCAACACCGTGGGACTGATGCTGGCCAAGTTCCTGCGTCGCAGCAATGAAGTGGCCGTGCGGCGGGCGCTAGGCGCACCGCGCGCCTCGATCTTCTCTCAGTTCCTGCTTGAAGCCGGGGCCGTGGGGGCGGCCGGGGCGCTGCTGGGTCTGGCGCTGTCGCTGGCCGGGCTCGCCGCCGTGCGCATGCAGCCGGTGGACTATGCGGAGCTTGCGCACCTCAACGGCCTGATGTTCTGCGCCGCGGTGTTGATGGCGGTGGTCGCCAGCCTCATCGCCGGTCTGCTGCCGGCCTGGCAGGCCTGCCGCGTGCCGCCGGCGCTACAGCTCAAGAGCGAGTGA
- a CDS encoding ABC transporter permease, whose translation MSYSLQLAWLGIRRNPAIAGLIVLTLALGVGATMTALALFLLLSSDPLPDRSGQVYAVQIDSREAPAPTEDSTSPEPPDLIGMSDGLRLLDARRAQRQALMVNALFSIRSGQASKDGEIGLMATADLFPMFGVRFLYGGPWTAADEQARARVVVISAELNQTLFDGRNSVGETVEVNGETFRVAGISARWNPRPHFFLLSSFVYGDEGEQIFVPVQTANELGFSPVGQINCNGRSALNMQSPDPDRCRWLAYWVEFESAAAVQSYRDYLLADSREQQALGRFERAPNVKLSTVNEWLEAHKVVPDDVRLGVWIAFSLFAVCLANAAGLLSAKFLRRSSEIGIRRALGATRRSVFVQYLAEAGLLGLLGSVCALPLVALGLWVIRQQPVAYAFMAEIDPWLFLELLVLAVLVTAVVGGLPAWRACRVAPAIQVKSL comes from the coding sequence ATGTCCTACAGTCTGCAACTGGCCTGGCTCGGCATCCGCCGAAATCCGGCGATTGCCGGTCTGATCGTGCTGACCCTGGCCTTGGGCGTCGGCGCCACCATGACCGCGCTGGCGCTGTTCCTGTTGTTGTCGAGCGACCCACTGCCGGATCGCAGCGGTCAGGTTTACGCGGTGCAGATCGATTCGCGGGAAGCGCCAGCCCCGACCGAGGATTCGACGTCGCCGGAGCCGCCCGACCTGATCGGGATGAGCGACGGCCTGCGTCTGCTCGATGCGCGCCGTGCCCAGCGTCAGGCCTTGATGGTCAACGCACTGTTCTCGATTCGTAGCGGACAGGCATCCAAGGACGGAGAGATCGGACTGATGGCCACGGCTGACCTGTTCCCGATGTTCGGCGTTCGGTTCCTCTACGGCGGGCCCTGGACCGCGGCCGACGAACAGGCGAGGGCGCGCGTGGTCGTGATCTCGGCCGAACTCAATCAGACCCTGTTCGATGGCCGCAACAGCGTCGGCGAAACCGTGGAGGTCAATGGCGAGACCTTTCGTGTCGCCGGCATCAGCGCGCGCTGGAATCCGAGGCCGCATTTCTTCCTGCTGTCCTCCTTCGTCTATGGCGACGAGGGCGAGCAGATCTTCGTGCCGGTGCAGACTGCGAACGAGTTGGGCTTTTCGCCAGTGGGGCAGATCAACTGCAACGGCCGCTCCGCACTGAACATGCAAAGCCCGGACCCGGATCGCTGTCGCTGGCTGGCGTATTGGGTGGAATTCGAGAGCGCCGCCGCGGTGCAGTCGTATCGCGACTATCTGTTGGCCGATTCGCGCGAACAACAGGCGCTCGGCCGCTTCGAACGCGCGCCCAACGTGAAGCTGTCCACGGTCAATGAATGGCTGGAGGCACACAAGGTGGTGCCGGACGACGTGCGTCTCGGCGTCTGGATCGCGTTCTCGCTGTTCGCGGTGTGTCTGGCCAACGCGGCCGGTTTGCTGTCCGCCAAGTTCCTGCGGCGTTCGTCCGAAATCGGCATCCGCCGTGCCCTGGGTGCGACGCGGCGCTCCGTGTTCGTGCAATACCTGGCCGAGGCGGGCCTGCTTGGCCTGCTCGGCAGCGTCTGCGCCTTGCCGCTGGTGGCGCTCGGCCTGTGGGTGATCCGACAGCAGCCGGTGGCCTATGCCTTCATGGCCGAGATCGATCCCTGGCTGTTCCTTGAGTTGCTGGTGCTGGCGGTGTTGGTCACGGCGGTCGTCGGTGGCCTGCCGGCCTGGCGTGCGTGCCGGGTGGCCCCGGCGATCCAGGTCAAGAGTCTGTAG
- a CDS encoding ABC transporter permease, with protein MDIQPILKALRHQKTAALLIAFEIALACAIICNATFLIVSRLERSQMLSGVAESELLRIRAASLDDDEDKMARIREDIAGLRGIPGVVSVTATQQVPFGQSSWNSGVRTSPDQQNSVVNATTYYDGGDMVSTFGLKLVAGRDFSPDEYYDFDDVASGAVTPSSIIITRTLANRLWPGEPPLNQAIYMGGSDPLRVIGVVETLVRPSIWDDSTAHDCVIFPTRGAPGTQYVLRVQGISPDAVIESATAKLKALQPNRIVRGAETFTQLREEYFRQDRVMAVLLMTVIAALLVVTALGIVGLASFWVQRRQRHIGIRRALGATRSNILRYFQLENFLIVSAGILAGMFAAYGINAWLMQHYELPRLPAYYLPIGALSLWLLGQLSVLHPALRATRVPPAMATRGG; from the coding sequence ATGGATATCCAACCGATACTCAAGGCCCTGCGTCACCAGAAGACCGCGGCGCTGCTGATCGCCTTTGAGATTGCGCTGGCCTGCGCGATCATCTGCAACGCCACCTTCCTGATTGTCAGCCGTCTGGAGCGCAGCCAGATGCTCAGCGGCGTCGCGGAAAGCGAATTGCTGCGCATTCGCGCCGCCAGCCTCGACGATGACGAAGACAAGATGGCGAGGATTCGCGAGGACATTGCGGGGCTGCGCGGCATTCCCGGCGTGGTCTCGGTGACCGCCACGCAGCAGGTGCCATTCGGGCAATCGTCGTGGAATTCCGGGGTGCGCACCTCGCCCGATCAGCAGAACTCGGTGGTCAATGCCACCACGTACTACGACGGCGGCGACATGGTCTCCACCTTCGGCCTGAAGCTGGTCGCAGGCCGTGACTTCTCGCCGGACGAGTACTACGACTTCGACGACGTGGCCAGCGGTGCCGTGACGCCCAGTTCGATCATCATCACCCGGACGTTGGCGAATCGCCTCTGGCCCGGCGAACCGCCTCTGAACCAGGCCATCTACATGGGCGGCAGCGATCCGCTGCGCGTCATCGGCGTGGTCGAAACACTGGTGCGGCCCTCGATCTGGGACGACAGCACCGCCCACGACTGCGTGATCTTTCCGACGCGGGGCGCACCTGGAACCCAGTACGTATTGCGTGTCCAGGGCATCAGCCCGGACGCGGTGATCGAGAGCGCCACGGCCAAATTGAAAGCCTTGCAGCCAAACCGCATCGTGCGCGGTGCGGAAACCTTCACCCAATTGCGCGAGGAATATTTCCGCCAGGACCGTGTCATGGCCGTGCTGTTGATGACCGTGATCGCGGCGCTGCTGGTGGTCACGGCGCTGGGTATCGTCGGACTGGCCAGTTTCTGGGTGCAACGCCGCCAGCGCCACATCGGCATCCGCCGTGCGCTCGGCGCCACGCGCAGCAACATCCTGCGCTATTTCCAGCTTGAGAATTTCCTGATCGTCAGCGCCGGAATCCTGGCCGGCATGTTCGCGGCCTACGGTATCAACGCCTGGTTGATGCAGCACTACGAATTGCCGCGACTGCCGGCGTACTACCTGCCGATCGGCGCGCTGAGCCTGTGGCTGCTGGGACAGCTTTCGGTGCTGCACCCGGCACTGCGAGCCACGCGCGTGCCGCCGGCGATGGCCACGCGGGGCGGGTGA